A genomic region of Zea mays cultivar B73 chromosome 6, Zm-B73-REFERENCE-NAM-5.0, whole genome shotgun sequence contains the following coding sequences:
- the LOC100283877 gene encoding glycine-rich protein A3, translating to MGGGKDKHDESDKGLFSNMMHGVAGGHGYPHQGYPPQGYPPQPGAYPPPPGAYPPPPGAYPPPPGAYPPQYGYPQPGGYPPQGGYPPAGYPGSSHQGYGSSHGGGHGGHMGTGAMLAGGAAAAAAAYGAHKLSHGHSGHGGHGAFGGYGHGGYGHGYGGHGKFKHGHGHHGKFKHGHGKFKHGKHGHGMFGGGKFKKWK from the exons ATGGGAGGAGGGAAAGACAAGCATGACGAGAGCGACAAGGGGCTCTTCTCGAACATGATGCACGGCGTTGCCGGTGGTCATGGGTACCCCCACCAGGGATACCCTCCGCAGGGCTACCCACCGCAACCAGGAGCATACCCGCCTCCCCCAGGGGCGTATCCTCCTCCTCCAGGGGCATATCCTCCTCCACCTGGGGCATACCCACCACAATATGGGTACCCTCAGCCAGGTGGCTACCCACCTCAAGGTGGATATCCTCCTGCAGGCTACCCCGGCTCATCTCACCAGG GTTATGGGAGCAGCCACGGCGGGGGCCACGGGGGCCACATGGGGACGGGGGCAATGCTAGCGGGAGGTGCTGCCGCGGCCGCTGCCGCTTATGGAGCACACAAGCTTTCTCATGGCCATAGCGGACACGGTGGACATGGGGCCTTTGGAGGCTATGGTCACGGTGGTTACGGCCACGGGTATGGTGGCCACGGCAAGTTCAAGCATGGTCACGGCCACCACGGCAAGTTCAAGCACGGGCACGGCAAGTTCAAGCATGGCAAGCACGGGCACGGCATGTTCGGCGGCGGCAAGTTCAAGAAGTGGAAGTGA
- the LOC100273398 gene encoding glycine/proline-rich family protein isoform X1, whose protein sequence is MCVGKLGGAMGGGKDKHDESDKGLFSNLMHGVAGGHGYPPQGYPPQGYPPQPGAYPPPPGAYPPPPGAYPPQYGYPQPGGYPTQGGYPPAGYPGSSHQGYGSSHAGGHMGTGAMLAGGAAAAAAAYGAHKLSHGHSGHGGHGPFGGHGRGRGRGGYGRGRGHHGKFKHGKHGHGMFSGKFKKWK, encoded by the exons ATGTGTGTAG GTAAACTTGGGGGAGCAATGGGAGGAGGGAAAGACAAGCATGACGAGAGCGACAAGGGGCTCTTCTCAAACTTGATGCACGGCGTTGCCGGTGGCCATGGGTACCCCCCGCAGGGATACCCTCCGCAGGGCTACCCACCGCAACCAGGAGCATACCCACCTCCCCCAGGGGCGTATCCTCCTCCACCCGGCGCATACCCACCACAATATGGGTACCCTCAGCCGGGTGGCTACCCAACTCAAGGTGGATATCCTCCTGCAGGCTACCCCGGCTCATCTCACCAGG GTTATGGGAGCAGCCACGCCGGGGGCCACATGGGGACGGGGGCAATGCTAGCTGGaggtgccgccgccgccgctgccgcttaCGGAGCACACAAGCTTTCTCATGGCCATAGCGGACACGGTGGACATGGGCCCTTTGGAGGCcatggtcgtggtcgtggtcgtggtggTTATGGCCGTGGTCGTGGTCACCACGGCAAGTTCAAGCATGGCAAGCACGGACACGGCATGTTCAGCGGCAAGTTCAAGAAGTGGAAGTGA
- the LOC100273398 gene encoding glycine/proline-rich family protein, whose translation MGGGKDKHDESDKGLFSNLMHGVAGGHGYPPQGYPPQGYPPQPGAYPPPPGAYPPPPGAYPPQYGYPQPGGYPTQGGYPPAGYPGSSHQGYGSSHAGGHMGTGAMLAGGAAAAAAAYGAHKLSHGHSGHGGHGPFGGHGRGRGRGGYGRGRGHHGKFKHGKHGHGMFSGKFKKWK comes from the exons ATGGGAGGAGGGAAAGACAAGCATGACGAGAGCGACAAGGGGCTCTTCTCAAACTTGATGCACGGCGTTGCCGGTGGCCATGGGTACCCCCCGCAGGGATACCCTCCGCAGGGCTACCCACCGCAACCAGGAGCATACCCACCTCCCCCAGGGGCGTATCCTCCTCCACCCGGCGCATACCCACCACAATATGGGTACCCTCAGCCGGGTGGCTACCCAACTCAAGGTGGATATCCTCCTGCAGGCTACCCCGGCTCATCTCACCAGG GTTATGGGAGCAGCCACGCCGGGGGCCACATGGGGACGGGGGCAATGCTAGCTGGaggtgccgccgccgccgctgccgcttaCGGAGCACACAAGCTTTCTCATGGCCATAGCGGACACGGTGGACATGGGCCCTTTGGAGGCcatggtcgtggtcgtggtcgtggtggTTATGGCCGTGGTCGTGGTCACCACGGCAAGTTCAAGCATGGCAAGCACGGACACGGCATGTTCAGCGGCAAGTTCAAGAAGTGGAAGTGA